ATGGCAGTGACAGATATGTTCGGACAAAGGATGATCAACAGATTTGGTGGCACGCCTACTTATCTGGCTCCTGAGGTAAGTAAAGGTCCTTCCTAGACCTGTTGGAAAGGGTCCCTCCATTTGTAACTGGTATTTGGGGTTTGAGTCAGGCCTGGTGGGTGGATTCATCTTCTAGCTTCACATATTGCTCATAGACACCAGTGATAAGGACTTGTCACTGCTGTCCAGAGAGATGTAAGAAAAATTGCATGTTATATATTCCCCCAGAATCCTTAAAAGAATCCTTAACTTAGTTGTAATTGTTGTCTTATCACCTCTATGTCTGGCCAGTCCATACAATGTGCTAATCTGTCTTCTCTCCATGATGTTTCCACAGATCTACAACCATGAGCCAAGCAATTGCGCGGTGGACTTCTTCGCCTTAGGCATAATAGCCTTTGAGATGATGATTGGCTACCACCCATTTAAAGCTCAAACTTCACGGGATCTTCAGTATGGTATTTGCTGCACTGAGCCCAAGTTCCCGACTGAATTTGATGAGGATGCCCAGGATGTCATAGAGCGGGTGAGTATATATCCACTTACAGCTCGGCACGGGAAACCTGTCGATGCTGTTTATGCTACAATATGGAGCAGACTAGGTTGCATTGTTATTGCTTTAGTACCATTGATAGTTtgttttactgtttcatttttcttttcttttagcttctctgcaaaagaaaatcaGAGCGCCAGTTTTTGGCCAGCCGCTTGCGAGATCACATATTCTTCCGGGGCATTGACTGGAAGGAGATAGAAACTGGGAAATCCACATCCCCAGTTCTCCAATATGTTGTAAGTATATGAACAAAACTATAGATCATATTTCTAAAACACATTAACACACactcaggccagaaacccactaggagcgcttttctgagcgctttgtgattggaaaagctcttactaatgtaatgctatgggtgttatCCCACttaagcgatgtgattttataaaaatcccccatagcattgcattagcaagagctttttcaaatcaccagcgcttagaaAGCGCTCCtaatgggtttctggccttagtcACATACAGTATTTCAGTAACCCACTAATTGATTTGATTTTTGTGTCTCTCTGCAGAGATCTCCGATGCCACCAACACAGACTAT
This DNA window, taken from Hyperolius riggenbachi isolate aHypRig1 chromosome 3, aHypRig1.pri, whole genome shotgun sequence, encodes the following:
- the LOC137561649 gene encoding protein kinase C theta type-like, which produces MAVTDMFGQRMINRFGGTPTYLAPEIYNHEPSNCAVDFFALGIIAFEMMIGYHPFKAQTSRDLQYGICCTEPKFPTEFDEDAQDVIERLLCKRKSERQFLASRLRDHIFFRGIDWKEIETGKSTSPVLQYVRSPMPPTQTMRKSDLIPNDLKKLSRKEDQQFKDFSFVSKTWREMTK